One genomic window of Pseudomonas sp. LFM046 includes the following:
- a CDS encoding cytosine permease, whose protein sequence is MTQSHEPSAKPLIERRSIDYIPEAERHGRLYSQFTLWMGANLQITAIVTGALAVVLGGDVFWSLIGLFIGQLFGGAVMALHAAQGPKLGLPQMISSRVQFGVYGAAIPIVLVCLMYLGFTATGTVLSGQAIGQLIGVSDSVGILIFAAVIVLSAVSGYRVIHYIGRIASVLGIIAFIYLFSRVMTLADVGELLQNRHFSWSSFLLAVSLAASWQIAYGPYVADYSRYLPSSTSAVKTFLAAGLGSVIGAQVAMVLGVFVAAMANGQFAGHEVAYVVGLGSTGAVAALLYFSIAFGKVTISTLNSYGSFMCIATIISGFRGHIEVSRTQRLLFVLGIVGASTLVALLGQHSFLAAFKSFILFLLTFFTPWSAVNLVDYYFVTRERYDVPALSNPDGRYGRWNVPGITVYAIGVLVQLPFISTKLYTGPLVEALGGVDISWIIGLVVPGVLYYVVARRSKRPVPEHMVLPADSINLDKAANGA, encoded by the coding sequence ATGACTCAGTCCCACGAGCCGTCGGCCAAGCCCCTGATCGAGCGTCGCTCGATCGACTACATTCCCGAGGCCGAGCGCCACGGCCGCCTCTATAGCCAGTTCACCCTCTGGATGGGGGCCAATCTGCAGATCACCGCCATCGTCACCGGTGCCCTGGCCGTCGTGCTGGGCGGCGACGTGTTCTGGTCGCTGATCGGCCTGTTCATCGGCCAGCTGTTCGGCGGCGCGGTGATGGCCCTGCATGCGGCCCAGGGGCCGAAGCTCGGCCTGCCGCAGATGATTTCCAGCCGGGTGCAATTCGGCGTCTACGGCGCAGCCATCCCGATCGTCCTGGTGTGCCTGATGTACCTCGGTTTCACTGCCACCGGCACCGTGCTTTCCGGCCAAGCCATCGGCCAACTGATTGGCGTCAGTGACAGCGTCGGCATCCTGATCTTCGCTGCGGTAATCGTCCTGTCCGCTGTGTCCGGCTACCGGGTGATCCACTACATCGGCCGCATCGCCAGCGTGCTCGGCATCATCGCCTTCATCTACCTGTTCAGCCGCGTGATGACCCTGGCCGACGTCGGCGAGCTGCTGCAGAACCGCCATTTCAGCTGGTCCAGCTTCCTGCTCGCGGTGTCCCTGGCCGCGTCTTGGCAGATCGCCTACGGCCCCTACGTGGCTGACTATTCGCGCTACCTGCCGAGCAGCACTTCGGCGGTGAAGACCTTCCTCGCCGCCGGTCTGGGCTCGGTGATCGGCGCCCAGGTCGCCATGGTGCTCGGGGTGTTTGTCGCGGCCATGGCCAACGGCCAGTTCGCCGGTCACGAGGTGGCCTACGTTGTCGGCCTTGGCAGCACCGGTGCCGTAGCCGCGCTGCTGTACTTCAGCATCGCCTTCGGCAAGGTGACCATCTCCACCCTGAACTCCTACGGCAGCTTCATGTGCATCGCCACCATCATCAGTGGCTTCCGTGGCCACATCGAGGTGTCGCGCACCCAGCGCCTGCTGTTCGTACTGGGCATCGTCGGCGCCTCCACCCTGGTGGCGCTGCTTGGCCAGCATTCCTTCCTGGCCGCGTTCAAGTCCTTCATCCTGTTCCTGCTGACCTTCTTCACCCCCTGGAGCGCGGTGAACCTGGTGGACTACTACTTCGTCACCCGGGAGCGCTATGACGTGCCGGCACTGTCCAATCCGGATGGCCGCTACGGCCGCTGGAACGTCCCGGGGATCACCGTCTACGCCATCGGCGTACTGGTACAGCTGCCCTTCATTTCCACCAAGCTCTACACCGGCCCGCTGGTGGAGGCGCTCGGCGGAGTGGATATCTCGTGGATCATCGGCCTGGTGGTGCCCGGCGTCCTCTACTACGTAGTGGCGCGGCGCAGCAAGCGCCCGGTGCCGGAGCACATGGTGCTGCCGGCGGATTCGATCAACCTCGACAAGGCCGCCAACGGCGCCTGA
- a CDS encoding proline/glycine betaine ABC transporter permease, with translation MFPERFTFSFANWVNAWVDTLVTQYGAAFRQVSDSLLWSVVQLESALRALPWWLFLLLVGALAWHATRRAFRALMIVGLLFLVGAMGLWDKLMQTVALMLVATLIAVMIGIPLGILAARSDRLRAVLMPLLDVMQTLPSFVYLIPVLMLFGLGKVPAIFATVIYAVPPLIRLTDLGIRQVDAEVLEATDAFGASHWQRLLGVQLPLALPSIMAGINQTVMMALSMVVIASMIGARGLGEEVLIGIQTLNVGKGLEAGLAIVILAVAIDRITQAYGRSERVQGQ, from the coding sequence ATGTTCCCCGAACGCTTCACCTTCTCCTTTGCCAACTGGGTCAATGCCTGGGTAGACACCCTGGTGACCCAGTATGGCGCGGCGTTTCGCCAGGTTTCGGACAGCCTGCTGTGGTCGGTGGTCCAGTTGGAAAGCGCACTGCGGGCGCTGCCCTGGTGGCTGTTCCTGCTCCTGGTGGGAGCATTGGCCTGGCACGCCACGCGACGTGCATTCCGAGCACTCATGATCGTCGGCCTTCTGTTTCTGGTCGGCGCCATGGGGCTCTGGGACAAGCTGATGCAGACCGTCGCGCTGATGCTGGTGGCGACCTTGATTGCCGTGATGATCGGCATTCCCCTGGGCATTCTGGCGGCGCGCAGCGACCGGCTTCGCGCCGTGCTCATGCCGTTGCTGGATGTCATGCAGACCCTGCCCAGTTTCGTCTACCTGATCCCGGTGCTGATGCTCTTCGGCCTGGGCAAGGTGCCCGCCATTTTCGCCACGGTGATCTACGCGGTGCCGCCGCTGATTCGGCTGACCGACCTGGGCATCCGCCAGGTGGATGCCGAAGTGCTGGAAGCCACCGACGCCTTTGGGGCAAGCCACTGGCAGCGGCTCCTGGGCGTGCAATTGCCGCTGGCGCTGCCGAGCATCATGGCTGGTATCAACCAGACCGTGATGATGGCGCTGTCCATGGTGGTGATCGCTTCGATGATCGGCGCTCGCGGCCTCGGCGAAGAGGTGCTGATCGGTATCCAGACACTCAATGTCGGCAAAGGCCTGGAAGCGGGGCTGGCGATTGTGATCCTCGCGGTTGCCATCGACCGCATCACCCAGGCCTACGGTCGGTCCGAGCGGGTACAAGGGCAATGA
- the hutH gene encoding histidine ammonia-lyase codes for MNLHLKPGHLTLADLRKAYQQPLQLTLDASAGPAIDASVACVEGIIAAGRTAYGINTGFGLLASTRIAPADLEKLQRSLVLSHAAGVGEALDDAMVRLIMLLKVNSLARGFSGIRRKVIDALIALINAEVYPHIPLKGSVGASGDLAPLAHMSLILLGESKARYKGEWLPATEALAVAGLEPLTLAAKEGLALLNGTQVSTAYALRGLFEAEDLYAAATVCGGLSVEAMLGSRAPFDARIHAARGQRGQIDAAAAYRDLLTASSEIAQSHEKCDKVQDPYSLRCQPQVMGACLTQLRQAAEVLEIESNAVSDNPLVFAEQGDVISGGNFHAEPVAMAADNIALAIAEIGSLSERRISLMMDMHMSQLPPFLVENGGVNSGFMIAQVTAAALASDNKALAHPASVDSLPTSANQEDHVSMAPNAGKRLWAMADNVRGILAIEWLGACQGLDFRTGLKSSPKLEEARGQLRAKVPYYQEDRFFAPDIETASNLLASGCLNGLMPTKLLPSF; via the coding sequence ATGAACCTGCACCTCAAACCCGGCCACCTGACCCTGGCCGACCTGCGCAAGGCCTACCAGCAGCCCCTGCAGCTGACCCTGGACGCCAGCGCCGGCCCGGCCATAGACGCCAGCGTCGCCTGCGTCGAAGGCATCATCGCCGCGGGCCGCACTGCCTACGGCATCAACACCGGATTCGGCCTGCTGGCCTCGACCCGCATCGCCCCGGCCGACCTGGAAAAACTGCAGCGCTCGCTGGTGCTGTCCCACGCTGCCGGTGTCGGCGAGGCGCTGGACGACGCGATGGTGCGCCTGATCATGCTGCTCAAGGTGAACAGCCTGGCCCGTGGTTTCTCCGGCATCCGCCGCAAGGTGATCGATGCGCTGATCGCGCTGATCAATGCCGAGGTTTACCCGCACATCCCGCTGAAGGGCTCCGTGGGTGCTTCCGGTGACCTGGCGCCCCTGGCGCACATGTCCCTGATCCTGCTCGGCGAGAGCAAGGCGCGTTACAAGGGTGAGTGGCTGCCGGCCACCGAGGCCCTGGCTGTCGCCGGCCTGGAGCCGCTGACCCTGGCCGCGAAGGAGGGCCTGGCCCTGCTCAACGGCACCCAGGTGTCCACCGCCTATGCCCTGCGCGGCCTGTTCGAGGCCGAAGACCTGTACGCCGCTGCCACCGTCTGCGGCGGCCTGAGCGTCGAAGCCATGCTCGGCTCCCGTGCGCCGTTCGATGCGCGCATCCACGCTGCCCGTGGCCAGCGCGGCCAGATCGACGCGGCTGCCGCCTACCGTGACCTGCTCACCGCCAGCAGCGAGATCGCCCAGTCCCACGAGAAGTGCGACAAGGTCCAGGACCCGTACTCCCTGCGCTGCCAGCCGCAGGTCATGGGCGCCTGCCTGACTCAGCTGCGCCAGGCCGCAGAAGTGCTGGAGATCGAATCCAACGCCGTTTCCGACAACCCGCTGGTATTCGCCGAGCAGGGTGATGTGATCTCCGGCGGCAACTTCCACGCCGAGCCGGTGGCCATGGCCGCCGACAACATCGCCCTGGCCATCGCCGAGATCGGTTCGCTGTCCGAGCGCCGCATCTCCCTGATGATGGACATGCACATGTCCCAGCTGCCGCCCTTCCTGGTGGAAAACGGTGGGGTCAACTCCGGCTTCATGATCGCCCAGGTCACCGCAGCCGCCCTGGCCAGCGACAACAAGGCCCTGGCCCATCCGGCCAGCGTCGACAGCCTGCCCACCTCGGCCAACCAGGAAGACCACGTGTCGATGGCGCCCAACGCCGGCAAGCGCCTCTGGGCCATGGCCGACAATGTGCGCGGCATTCTCGCCATCGAATGGCTGGGCGCCTGCCAGGGCCTGGACTTCCGTACCGGCCTGAAGAGCTCGCCGAAGCTGGAAGAGGCCCGCGGCCAACTGCGCGCCAAGGTGCCCTACTACCAGGAAGACCGCTTCTTCGCCCCGGACATCGAGACCGCCAGCAACCTGCTGGCCAGCGGCTGCCTGAACGGCCTGATGCCGACGAAGCTGCTGCCGAGCTTCTAA
- the hutU gene encoding urocanate hydratase produces the protein MTKFRDTEIRAPRGTKLNAKSWLTEAPLRMLMNNLDPEVAENPKELVVYGGIGRAARNWECYDKIVETLKELNDDETLLVQSGKPVGVFKTHANAPRVLIANSNLVPHWANWEHFNELDAKGLAMYGQMTAGSWIYIGSQGIVQGTYETFVEAGRQHYNGNLTGRWVLTAGLGGMGGAQPLAATLAGACSLNIECQQTSIDFRLRSRYVDEQATDLDDALARIAKYTAEGKAISVALLGNAAEILPELVRRGVRPDMVTDQTSAHDPLNGYLPIGWTWEQYRDRAQTEPAAVVKAAKQSMAVHVQAMLDFQKMGVPTFDYGNNIRQMAKEEGVANAFDFPGFVPAYIRPLFCRGIGPFRWAVLSGDPQDIYKTDAKVKELIPDDAHLHRWLDMARERISFQGLPARICWVGLGLRAKLGLAFNEMVRSGELSAPIVIGRDHLDSGSVSSPNRETEAMQDGSDAVSDWPLLNALLNTASGATWVSLHHGGGVGMGFSQHSGMVIVCDGTDEAAARIARVLTNDPGTGVMRHADAGYQIAIDCAKEQGLNLPMITGKQ, from the coding sequence ATGACCAAATTCCGTGACACCGAAATCCGCGCCCCGCGTGGCACCAAGCTGAACGCCAAGAGCTGGCTGACCGAAGCGCCGCTGCGCATGCTGATGAACAACCTCGACCCCGAGGTGGCGGAGAATCCGAAAGAGCTGGTGGTGTACGGCGGCATCGGCCGTGCCGCGCGCAACTGGGAGTGCTACGACAAGATCGTCGAGACCCTGAAGGAGCTGAACGACGACGAGACCCTGCTGGTGCAATCCGGCAAGCCGGTCGGCGTGTTCAAGACCCACGCCAACGCCCCGCGCGTGCTGATCGCCAACTCCAACCTGGTGCCGCACTGGGCCAACTGGGAGCACTTCAACGAGCTGGACGCCAAGGGCCTGGCCATGTACGGCCAGATGACCGCCGGCAGCTGGATCTACATCGGCAGCCAGGGCATCGTCCAGGGCACCTACGAAACCTTCGTCGAGGCCGGCCGCCAGCACTACAACGGCAACCTCACCGGCCGCTGGGTGCTCACCGCCGGCCTCGGCGGCATGGGCGGCGCCCAGCCGCTGGCCGCCACCCTGGCCGGCGCCTGCTCGCTGAACATCGAGTGCCAGCAGACCAGCATCGACTTCCGCCTGCGCAGCCGCTACGTCGACGAGCAGGCCACCGACCTGGACGACGCCCTGGCGCGCATCGCCAAGTACACCGCTGAGGGCAAGGCCATCTCCGTCGCCCTGCTGGGCAACGCCGCCGAGATCCTGCCGGAGCTGGTCCGCCGTGGCGTGCGCCCGGACATGGTCACCGACCAGACCAGCGCCCACGACCCGCTGAACGGCTACCTGCCGATCGGCTGGACCTGGGAGCAGTACCGCGACCGCGCGCAGACCGAGCCGGCTGCCGTGGTCAAGGCCGCCAAGCAGTCCATGGCGGTGCACGTGCAGGCCATGCTGGACTTCCAGAAGATGGGCGTGCCGACCTTCGACTACGGCAACAACATCCGCCAGATGGCCAAGGAAGAGGGCGTGGCCAACGCTTTCGATTTCCCCGGCTTCGTCCCGGCCTACATCCGTCCGCTGTTCTGCCGCGGCATCGGCCCGTTCCGCTGGGCGGTGCTGTCGGGTGATCCGCAGGACATCTACAAGACCGACGCCAAGGTCAAGGAACTGATCCCGGACGACGCCCACCTGCACCGCTGGCTGGACATGGCCCGCGAGCGCATCAGCTTCCAGGGTCTGCCGGCGCGGATCTGCTGGGTCGGCCTGGGCCTGCGCGCCAAGCTCGGCCTGGCCTTCAACGAGATGGTCCGCAGCGGCGAGCTGTCCGCGCCGATCGTGATCGGCCGCGACCACCTGGACTCCGGCTCGGTGTCCAGCCCGAACCGCGAAACCGAAGCGATGCAGGACGGCTCCGACGCCGTTTCCGACTGGCCGCTGCTCAACGCCCTGCTGAACACCGCCAGCGGCGCCACCTGGGTTTCGCTGCACCACGGCGGCGGCGTGGGCATGGGCTTCTCCCAGCACTCGGGCATGGTGATCGTCTGTGACGGCACCGACGAAGCGGCGGCGCGTATCGCCCGCGTCCTGACCAACGACCCGGGCACGGGCGTCATGCGCCACGCCGATGCCGGTTACCAGATCGCCATCGACTGCGCCAAGGAACAGGGTCTGAACCTGCCGATGATCACCGGCAAGCAATAA
- a CDS encoding alpha/beta hydrolase yields the protein MLAPTLETLVVNGIRMRVAMQGEGPLVLLCHGFPELWYSWRHQLDALSAAGFRAVAPDMRGYGGTDAPEKVEAYTRLHLVGDLVDLVRVLGERQAVIVGHDWGAMVAWAAALVRPDLFRAVIGMSVPFAPPDPTDILKVLEDRGIHDYYLQYFQAPGVAEAELERDVRATLRRMLFSGSGDWRGMPAFGRLQPGRGFLGHMEEPETLPPWLTEDDIAYYVQAFERTGFRGGLNWYRTLRLSAELMAPWRGCIIRQPSLFMAGTRDSVLGFPVVPQLIAAFPHTLPGLRGCHLLNGAGHWIQQERAEEVSALMLDFLHAL from the coding sequence ATGCTCGCCCCGACACTGGAAACCCTCGTCGTCAACGGTATCCGTATGCGTGTCGCGATGCAGGGCGAGGGGCCCCTGGTGCTGCTGTGCCACGGTTTCCCGGAGCTCTGGTACTCCTGGCGGCATCAGCTGGACGCCCTTTCCGCCGCCGGGTTCAGGGCGGTCGCCCCGGACATGCGCGGCTACGGCGGGACGGACGCTCCGGAAAAAGTGGAGGCCTATACCCGGCTGCACCTGGTGGGAGACCTGGTGGATCTGGTCCGGGTCCTGGGGGAAAGGCAGGCCGTCATCGTCGGGCACGACTGGGGCGCCATGGTCGCCTGGGCTGCCGCCCTGGTGCGCCCGGACCTGTTCCGCGCCGTCATCGGCATGAGCGTGCCCTTCGCGCCGCCCGACCCGACGGACATCCTGAAAGTGCTGGAGGACCGGGGCATCCATGACTACTACCTGCAGTACTTCCAGGCCCCCGGTGTGGCGGAAGCCGAACTGGAGCGGGATGTCCGAGCGACCCTGCGGCGGATGCTGTTCAGCGGTTCCGGGGACTGGCGCGGTATGCCGGCCTTCGGCCGCCTGCAGCCCGGCCGGGGATTTCTCGGGCATATGGAGGAACCCGAAACACTGCCACCCTGGCTCACCGAGGACGATATCGCCTACTACGTGCAGGCCTTCGAGCGCACCGGCTTTCGCGGCGGGTTGAACTGGTACCGCACCCTCAGGCTTTCCGCTGAACTGATGGCCCCGTGGCGCGGCTGCATCATCCGGCAACCGTCCCTGTTCATGGCCGGAACCCGGGACTCGGTGCTCGGGTTCCCGGTGGTTCCCCAGTTGATCGCCGCGTTTCCGCACACCCTGCCCGGGCTGCGGGGGTGTCACCTGCTCAATGGCGCCGGGCACTGGATCCAACAGGAGCGGGCGGAGGAGGTCAGCGCGTTGATGCTGGACTTCCTCCACGCCCTCTGA
- the hutI gene encoding imidazolonepropionase: MKHLWHNCHAATMKDGKYSIIEDAVLITYAGRIEWIGPREALPSIPYDVEVDLGGAWVTPGLIDCHTHLVFGGDRSREFEQRLEGVSYAEIAAQGGGIASTVRATREASEDELLESATRRARQLLRDGVTTLEVKSGYGLDLASERKMLRVARRLGEALPITVRATCLAAHALPSEYAGRADDYIDHICDSILPELAAEGLVDAVDAFCEHLAFSPEQVERVFKVAKGLGLPVKLHAEQLSSLHGSSLAARYQALSADHLEYMTEDDAIAMAKSGTVAVLLPGAFFLLRETQLPPIDALRKHGVAMAVSTDLNPGTSPALSLRMMLNMACTSFRLTPEEALAGATLHAAKALGLAESHGSLEVGKVADFVAWDIQRPAELAYWLGGDLPKRVIRHGQEIACG; the protein is encoded by the coding sequence ATGAAACACCTCTGGCATAACTGCCATGCCGCCACCATGAAGGATGGCAAGTACTCGATCATCGAAGACGCTGTGCTGATCACTTACGCCGGGCGCATCGAGTGGATCGGCCCGCGCGAAGCGCTGCCGTCCATTCCCTATGACGTGGAGGTTGACCTCGGCGGTGCCTGGGTCACTCCGGGCCTGATCGACTGCCACACCCACCTGGTGTTCGGCGGCGACCGTAGCCGCGAGTTCGAGCAGCGCCTGGAAGGCGTGAGCTATGCCGAGATCGCCGCCCAGGGCGGCGGCATCGCCAGCACCGTGCGCGCCACCCGTGAGGCCAGCGAGGACGAGCTGCTGGAGAGTGCCACCCGCCGTGCCCGCCAGTTGCTGCGCGATGGCGTCACCACCCTGGAGGTGAAGTCCGGCTACGGCCTGGACCTGGCCAGCGAGCGCAAGATGCTGCGAGTCGCCCGTCGCCTGGGCGAGGCCCTGCCCATCACGGTGCGTGCCACCTGCCTGGCCGCCCACGCCCTGCCGTCGGAGTACGCCGGCCGCGCCGATGACTACATCGACCACATCTGCGACAGCATCCTGCCGGAGCTGGCCGCTGAAGGCCTGGTGGATGCCGTGGACGCCTTCTGCGAGCACCTGGCGTTTTCCCCTGAGCAAGTGGAGCGCGTGTTCAAGGTGGCCAAGGGCCTGGGCCTGCCGGTGAAGCTGCATGCCGAGCAACTGTCTTCGCTGCACGGCTCCAGCCTGGCGGCGCGCTATCAGGCGCTGTCGGCCGACCATCTGGAATACATGACCGAAGACGACGCCATCGCCATGGCCAAGTCCGGCACCGTTGCCGTGCTGCTGCCGGGTGCCTTCTTCCTCCTGCGGGAAACCCAGCTGCCGCCCATCGACGCGCTGCGCAAACACGGCGTGGCCATGGCGGTGTCGACTGACCTCAACCCCGGCACCTCACCGGCGTTGTCGTTGCGCATGATGCTGAACATGGCCTGCACCTCCTTCCGCCTGACCCCGGAAGAAGCGCTGGCCGGCGCCACCCTGCACGCCGCCAAGGCCCTTGGCCTGGCCGAGAGTCACGGCAGCCTGGAAGTGGGCAAGGTGGCTGACTTCGTCGCCTGGGACATCCAACGCCCGGCGGAGCTTGCGTACTGGCTGGGCGGCGACCTGCCCAAGCGAGTGATTCGACACGGACAGGAGATCGCCTGTGGATAA
- the hutG gene encoding N-formylglutamate deformylase: MDNVLSFSRGSVPLLISMPHPGTRLTPAVEAGMVEAGWDLTDTDWHIPRLYAFANELGASTLAAQYSRYVIDLNRPADDKPLYATATTGLYPATLFDGEPLYREGEEPSAAERARYLADIWTPYHQTINDELARMKAEFGYALLFDAHSIRSFIPRLFDGRLPDFNFGTNAGASCDASLADALVSVCAGATDYSHVLNGRFKGGHITRHYGQPDQHIHAVQLELAQCTYMDEQLPFDYREDLAVPTQAVLRRILQSMVDWGRQHYGR; the protein is encoded by the coding sequence GTGGATAACGTTCTCTCGTTCAGCCGCGGCAGTGTGCCGCTGCTGATCAGCATGCCGCACCCCGGCACCCGCCTGACCCCGGCGGTGGAAGCGGGCATGGTGGAGGCCGGTTGGGACCTCACCGACACCGATTGGCACATTCCGCGCCTCTATGCGTTCGCCAACGAGCTGGGGGCGAGTACCCTGGCGGCGCAGTACTCGCGCTATGTCATCGACCTGAACCGTCCGGCCGACGACAAGCCGCTGTACGCCACCGCCACCACCGGCCTTTACCCGGCCACGTTGTTCGATGGCGAGCCGCTCTATCGCGAAGGCGAAGAGCCGTCAGCAGCCGAGCGGGCGCGTTACCTGGCGGACATCTGGACGCCGTACCACCAGACCATCAACGATGAGCTGGCGCGGATGAAGGCCGAGTTCGGCTATGCGCTGCTGTTCGACGCCCATTCCATCCGCTCTTTCATCCCGCGCCTGTTCGATGGCCGGTTGCCGGACTTCAACTTCGGCACCAATGCCGGTGCCAGTTGCGATGCGAGCCTGGCCGACGCCCTGGTGTCCGTCTGCGCCGGTGCGACGGACTACAGCCATGTGCTGAATGGCCGCTTCAAGGGTGGCCACATCACCCGTCACTACGGCCAGCCGGATCAGCACATCCATGCCGTGCAGCTGGAACTGGCTCAGTGCACCTACATGGACGAGCAGCTGCCCTTCGATTATCGCGAAGACCTGGCCGTGCCGACCCAGGCGGTCCTGCGCCGGATTCTGCAATCCATGGTGGATTGGGGGCGTCAGCACTACGGCCGCTGA
- a CDS encoding amino acid permease produces the protein MSEQLGLQRGLSARHIRFMALGSAIGTGLFYGSASAIKAAGPSVLLAYLIAGAAVYMVMRALGELAVHNPVSGSFGHYASTYLGPLAGFVTGWTYAFEMIIVGLADVTAFGIYMGFWFPDVPRWIWVLSLVFFLGGLNLCSVKVFGELEFWLSLLKVGAIVAMILAGLGIMVYGFGTADAGAATGIHNLWAHGGFMPNGISGLIASFAVVVFAFGGIEIIGVTAGEAKDPQRVLPRAINAVPMRILLFYVLTLFVLMSIFPWPQIGTQGSPFVQIFDGLGIGSAAAILNIVVISAAISAINSDIFGAGRMLYGMARQGQAPAGFAKVSRHGVPWLTVVVMAAALLVGVVLNYLIPEDVFTLIASIATFATVWVWLMILLAQVGMRRGMSRAEVAALKFPVPLWPVAPAAAIAFMVFVFGVLGYFPDSRPALWVGAVWIALLAVAYWLWVRPANAAMGAVAAQGE, from the coding sequence ATGAGCGAACAGCTTGGATTGCAGCGCGGCCTGAGTGCGCGGCACATCCGTTTCATGGCCCTTGGGTCGGCCATCGGCACCGGGCTTTTCTACGGCTCCGCGTCGGCCATCAAGGCGGCTGGGCCGTCGGTCCTGCTGGCCTACCTGATCGCCGGGGCGGCGGTCTACATGGTGATGCGCGCCCTGGGGGAGCTGGCGGTCCACAATCCGGTTTCCGGCTCCTTCGGCCATTACGCCAGCACCTACCTCGGCCCTCTGGCCGGCTTCGTCACTGGCTGGACCTACGCCTTCGAGATGATCATCGTCGGTCTTGCCGACGTGACCGCGTTCGGTATCTACATGGGCTTCTGGTTCCCGGATGTACCCCGCTGGATCTGGGTACTGTCCCTCGTGTTCTTCCTTGGAGGGCTCAACCTGTGCAGCGTGAAGGTCTTCGGTGAGCTTGAGTTCTGGCTGTCGCTGCTGAAGGTCGGCGCCATCGTCGCGATGATCCTGGCCGGGCTGGGCATCATGGTGTACGGCTTCGGCACGGCCGACGCCGGCGCGGCTACCGGCATTCATAACCTCTGGGCCCACGGCGGCTTCATGCCCAACGGCATCAGCGGCCTGATCGCTTCCTTCGCGGTGGTGGTATTCGCTTTCGGCGGCATCGAGATCATCGGCGTCACCGCCGGTGAGGCGAAGGATCCGCAGCGGGTTCTGCCGCGCGCGATCAATGCCGTGCCCATGCGCATCCTGCTGTTCTACGTGCTGACCCTGTTCGTGCTGATGTCCATCTTCCCCTGGCCGCAAATTGGTACCCAGGGCAGCCCCTTCGTGCAGATCTTCGACGGCCTGGGCATCGGCTCGGCGGCGGCGATTCTCAATATCGTGGTCATCTCCGCGGCGATTTCCGCCATTAACAGCGACATCTTCGGCGCCGGCCGCATGCTCTACGGCATGGCCCGTCAGGGCCAGGCGCCTGCCGGTTTCGCCAAAGTGTCGCGCCATGGCGTGCCTTGGCTGACCGTGGTCGTCATGGCCGCAGCATTGTTGGTAGGGGTAGTGCTGAACTACCTGATCCCGGAAGACGTCTTCACGCTGATCGCGTCCATCGCCACCTTCGCCACTGTCTGGGTCTGGCTGATGATCCTGCTGGCCCAGGTGGGCATGCGTCGCGGAATGAGCCGGGCGGAAGTTGCCGCGCTGAAGTTCCCGGTGCCCTTGTGGCCGGTCGCACCGGCGGCCGCCATCGCCTTCATGGTGTTCGTCTTCGGCGTGCTCGGCTACTTCCCGGACTCCCGTCCGGCGCTGTGGGTCGGCGCGGTCTGGATTGCCCTGCTGGCGGTCGCCTACTGGCTGTGGGTACGGCCGGCGAATGCAGCAATGGGCGCCGTGGCGGCCCAGGGCGAATAG